The DNA segment AAGGCTCGAATGTTTAAAATCTCTGACCGTTTTGTATCATTGTCCGAAATCTAATCTTTTTGGAAGAATTTGTGATGAAATTCTTACCACATAGCATGCAGTAACTGTTCTTTGTACCATGTACAAAGTGGCAGACCACTTCAATGTGTTTGATTTGATGAACTAAGAGTCTGTAAGAGAGAACAGCATTAGCATCAATGTGGAGAGCAatctaatcataaaaaaaatgtggagaGCAGTCTAATTATCACGATAAAGTTTCTTCACTTCAAGGCCTTTCATATAAAAACacgtaattatattatattttaaaggcTTTGATGGTAGCAATATTGTTGTTCCCAAAAATCTTATCATCCTCAAAAATCAACATATGAACTTGCACATTTTTGCGTTGTAGAGTAAAGAGTGATGATTAAAGCAGGATTGTGCAAATCCATAACTAGCCAACTTAATTTGGCAAACCACCATCTAGAGGCTTGTTTCAACTCATACAACAACCTACGAAGTCTACAAACTTCAAGCGTAGCATGCTTTGAACAAATGCAAAAGGTTGTTGTTAAGCTATTCGATGTGGGATTAATAACGCTATTTGATGCTTTGAACAAACACAAAGAGAACATTATATAGAACCATAATGGTTCTTCATATAGAATAGCTAGCTATGCTATTCAATGTGAGACTAAAGCTCAGCTTTTATAAAACCACTAAGCATAATTACTTGTTAAACTGTTATCAATGTGGGACTATAATCAACTTTTATAATCCAAATAGCTACACGATTTCACTCTATAGAACCACTCAGCATAGCTACTTGCTAAACTATTTGATGGGGGACTAAGCATATATAGCTACTTGCCAAAAGCTATTTTACATGGGACTTCGATTTGACTTTTATACTCCCAATAGTTGTAAAAAGTTCATTATATAGTACCACTAAGAGATTATATTGAATCATTAAGCCTAAGATGctttgaaaaactatataagttTATATAGAATCACTAAGCCAAGCTACTTGCAAAGCTATTTGAAGTAGGATTAGAGCTTGGATTATATAGAACTACTAAGCATATATATAGTTTGTGTTAAACTATTCAATGTGGGAGTAAATTAAGCTcaacttttataatttgaatacaTGTGGTTCATTATGTATAACCACTAAGCTACTACAAAATtgacatttaatattaatttttttggacattcaacatcgattttgaacCAATGCTGAAATGATTGTCATTAAAAGTGTCatttttaacatcgattataaaaatcgatgttgaaatccattatacaacattgattttttccaAAATCGATGTGGTATAGTAGCAAATagacaaaaaaagtaaaaatgataTCAATTTTAGAtcaattgatgttgttttttgcTATTTTGATCTGATAGCAAGAGCTAATTATTGTTCTAATAACTATTAATTCACAGTTCAACCTAaactcaacaatttttttttattttcaatatcaaACCAGTTGCCACAAATATGGTCTAACTTAATTAGACCAACCTATAAATATGATCATAATATACGATTTTCATATTCACTATTTCACTAGCCATTGGATCAAAATATTTAGTATAAATGAAGTTTTATAATAAACCCCCAAATCAAAAGTAGCAAAGCTAGAAATATCATAAGTAAATTACACACAAGATTTATCTTTAAGGGACTAAAGCAACTTCTTTTTCACTCATTTGGTTACTTCATAAAATAAGACTTAGGTCCTATTTAGATAAATTTATCCAACTATACttgtagaaagaaaaaaagtattcaTACATAGAGAAATgatatatattagtataaataatgGATTGTTCAACAAATTTGCTTCTTGTTTTCCAATTAGCTCTTTCAATTAGTAGAAATCATTAtagtcccccccccccctctttcAATAGGCCATATACCTTCATTCTGAATTTAGAACCAACAAGGGTAGTAATAAGCATTTCTTTGTATTATTTCAGTAAGACGAATCAAGTCACCTAACATGTTTACTTGAATTGGATCTTCACAACAACAGTGGTATGCACTTTTGCATACAAAACATTCCCCTGTAGTTATGAAACAGAGTGAGAAATAAtgacaaattttttaatgtacaaccatttaaaatttaagtgtcTATAactttaaagagaaaataaaaattcaatgaaCTTCTTCCAAGACATATCCTTTATTTAGTTTGCTAAATGGGCACCAAGTTACTTTTGCAGGAATATAGTATGATTAGTAGCACAACAATAATATACCAACAAGAGGAGTTGATTTAAGCACAAAAAGACAACAAAATAAGGACAAACAAGACATACTTAGTGATAATTGTTAATTGTGAGTATATTTTAGGATTAATTTATAtaggaatttgtaatttttctcacttaatttttcctttttgagcaaatgattattaaattaacaccatttaagtttttgtgtagagaatattaaaagtgatgaatttatgatgctttGTGAGTAAAATAAAGTCCAAAAAAGTAGAATAATTCAGGAATgtagaaataattaagaaaaacatgtctAATTAAGGAAcacagaataattaagaaacatgactaattaaggaaaacagaCTAATTTAGGAAAATAAAGGCAGACTTAGTGCAATAAACTTGCTAATTTGCACCTATAAAagcagaaaaaagaagaatgaaaagacACACaataattccaaaaaaaatacaatttcttaTGGAAGGCAAAGactagaagaaggagaaacaaTCATTGAGAGTCATTTCGTCCCTTCATTCcctatcttatcttttttccttttactaaatattctcatcttgcaattgtaaagtcTTTATGATAATGAGAGGTTAAACCTCCTTTGTTGAAAACTTGACAAccaactactcttgatgtaatttctcttcctatctatttatgaGTATTACATTTGTATTATCTTTTcttgtatttaatattattgcttgtgacttgatcacccatttgcatggtatgttttAGGGGTACCATTTGAAAacgttattttctaataaaactgATAAACAATATCTAAATAAAGTTATCACTAGGGAtaggttgatatttgtttagtctgttatatatatttatttttaatgtaatttaatattttagcgCTGCAAAaggatttgggagagaaaatatataaatcaggCTCTTTCATGCAGGGGACCGAAGTTAGAGTATACTAGTAGATGCAcatgtaaattgaaataattataaaataaagaaaaatcattaacattacatcaaagagtaaCTCTAATAGGCTAATTATGTTCttaacattctcatcttctgaatttCGTTCTATAATAGTATTagattttttcatcttttttgtttttaattaattaatttaatagttttctctcttgtttgatttaattttctaccaatttaaattactattttctCATAACTTTTTCAAGTCAATTTTCCttaacttcttttattaataaaatattcatttaccTAAGTATAAACAAAGTCCATGTGAATTCAACACTTGGACttttgttttaactttattACTTGGGACACATTGGTGTATTTATCAATTCATCAACACTTACATATCACTAATTACTTGAGATCAAGAATGACAAGCTTTATGACTTAATCATTTTACAAATATGAAGCCAATCATTTTTTTCAGACCCTTTTATAAATCACTTTTCTTATTGgtaataaaatagaaatgtcACGGGTTGTAACCCATGCTTGTTGAATGTTACACCAACAAAtgtaagaagagaagaaaattatttaggtccttaaacctaaaaaatcaagaaaataaaaaaataccacgCCAACCAAGAAGAAATAAATCAGATATGCAATGTACCAAGCTTGAAAATGTTCAATCATGTTTATAGACATCACCATAtgtagatttttattatttctaattgcAAGTTTGTGACCATttacaaataaacaaattatccattatttctaattaaattaatgaattgtCTTCACCTAGAATGTTGTATACAATGTGAATATAGTTAATAGTATATTGTATATATcatacaaaatcatattaagaAACACACACATGATCCTTGTACATTAAAGTACTACTAGcaagttgaaaattaattagatCAAGATCAATCAAATGTTGAGTGAAGCTTATTTTTATAGTTTAGGCTAAAAAGTGCATCCAATTAAAAGGAAACtaaataattatacatatagAATTTCTTAATGATCACCTCCAAACATATTACTtggaacaaaatgattgagaagCAAAAAACAAGTCATAGTAATAATATTTTGCTTGAGTCATCCACCATTTTATGCAACACATCTTCTCTGAATCTTCTATGCTTCTCACTTTAACACAAAATTCCACTTATAAAGTCCCAAAATTTCCCATTTTCTAATCAAATAGATATTCCTTGTTATTcacatttaaataatataatgacaataaaaactaataattgaaatttaccaattaaaaaaataatttttatatataataataataacaatgaaaacaataataatactaataataacaacaaataaagaataaaaaatattaaacattaatattctttattctttatctgttattattattattattattataataaaaaattattattataaataataaattgtaacCAATCTAGTGCTTtcctaaattaataaataaattctaatGCAATGCGTATAAAatgctaattttttaaaaattaggaaatatgaaataacaaagcggtctctctctctctcacatacACACACATTCTAATCTCCGTCTATCTTTCTCCGTGTCTGTACTAGAAATCTAGAACTACAAAGAATCGCTCTCTTTTTTCGTTTCCCTCCACAGATCTCTGAAATTCCCTCTCATCAAACCCTAATTCTGGGTCGATCCTATCGGCCTCGTTATTTATCCATCGccgaactattttttttcttccaatttctgttgtttttattgtttattcaaACTCCATAAtctgcactcatcgatgattcTGGAACCTTCATGTGTCTCCCTCTTCTTCATGGGCCCGTGCCACCCTTACGATGCCTGAGCTGCGTTCCTGGCCACGCAGAAACGGCCTTGTAGACAACGCAAACGCCAATCCGATCACTTAGGCAACCTCGCCGCCGGCCGCCGGAACCCGTCGGAGGGAGCCAGCCGCCGCCGCTCCGACCGGGAGGATCCGCAGGCAGAACAACGCGTTTGCCATCGCCGCCGACGAAATCGTGAACGCCAACGCCGACAACGTTCGTGGAACGAGAGCGAGGAAGGTGAAAGACGATCAAGGAGTGAAGGAGAATATTAATAAGAAGAAGGTTTCGGGTAGGGTTTTGGAAGCAAAAGGTATGGATGAGTTTGATAGTGGAGGCCGCAGTGGCGATAAGGCTCCTGGAGCTGAAGACGAAGGCACCACACCTCCCATTCCAGAGAAGGTGCATTCTGTTTCACATTTCGCGACTTTCTCATTGTtgcattttctctctctatttgATTATGTGAAATGACTTTTTGTGATGTGTTGGGAAATTTAtctattgtttgttttctttacaACAGGTTCAAGTTGGTGGTTCCCCGTTGTACAGAGTTGAGAGAAAACTTGGGAAGGGAGGATTTGGGCAGGTTTATGTTGGTCGGCGGTTAGGAGCTGTGAATTCTAGTGAACGAACTGGTTCTGGTGCTGTTGAGGTATGGTGTTGGTTAGTGTGTTGATATTTATTTGGTTAAAGAGTGTATGATTTATGCATATTGGATTTGTCGTTATTGACGTATTGCTCTATTGATTGTAGGTAGCCTTAAAATTTGAGCATAGAAGCAGCAAGGGGTGCAATTATGGACCTCCATATGAGTGGCAGGTTTACAAGTGAGTTCACTATTTTTTCTTCGCGTTGCTCTGCTGGGGTTTTACTTTATTATGGATACTAAGTGCTAACTATGCCATGATTATATCTTGTAGTGCATTAGGCGGTAGTCATGGTGTTCCGCGAGTTCATTACAAGGGACGGCATGGTGACTACTATATTATGGTATGTGCTCACGAATTTTTTAATAGATGAACGGAACAGAGGCTTGTGGTTGTCTCTGCATGTTTTGGTAATGAGGTGTTGCATACAGGTCATGGATATGCTTGGCCCTAGTCTGTGGGACGTTTGGAATAACAACAATCCTCACATGTGAGTATCTCTGAAATGTTGAAATGTAATgcatcttatttttcttaatgttaTAGAGAATATTGAATAGCGACTCTTTTTCCTTTTGGGTTTCAGGATGTCTACTGAAATGGTTGCATGTATTGCAATTGAGGCTATCTCCATATTAGAGAAGATGCATTCTAGAGGGTGATGCTCATTTTCTTGATTAtgtttatgatttatttctggattttattttctttgacagATTTGTTAGTTCTGAATGCTTCCTAACCGTTGATTAGAAAATTAACAGTGGAGACTGTAACTAATTATAGAGTTTGTTATACACGTGCTTAATTTTGTCACATTTCtcaattgtaatttgtaatacATATCAGTTATTGCTTTATCATACCATGACAAGTTAGAAtggtgtcatatatatatatatatatatatagacacacacatacatatttttaattaataaatgctTGAGTAGTAACTATTGCTTTTAAATGCTTTATCATTTCGCACCAATGTAAGTTAGCATGGTATCATCATCAGCTACATGGATTGTGGTTTATTGATCACATTATGTTGCAAGAATATTTCATCATTCTGCTGTCATTATTACAGATATGTGCACGGTGATGTAAAACCTGAGAACTTTTTGCTGGGACCCCCTGGAACTCCTGATGAAAAGAAGTTGTTTCTGGTTGATCTTGGATTAGGTAAGTACACTACATTACCCTTTAAGCTTTGATATGTCCATTGTCAAATGAACATATGCCTAATTTCTTATAATCTGCCTACTCATCGCACTCTCAATTTATCTATCCAGCAACTCGGTGGCGTGATAGTTCTACTGGCCTTCATGTTGACTATGATCAACGTCCAGATGTTTTTAGGTAAATTATTTGCTAAATATCTATAAACTGTAGTCAACGTCCAGGTTTTGAATGATTTTGTAAACTGTATTCTTGCCACAGGGGCACAGTTCGTTATGCTAGTGTGCATGCTCATCTTGGTCGAACAGGTAGCAGGAGAGATGACTTGGAATCTCTTGCTTACACTCTTGTCTTTCTTCTTCGTGGTCGGCTACCTTGGCAAGGATATCAGGTTATTATTGTTTCAAATAGTCATTTTAGTACTAATTGTAAATGAAAATATGACTCTTATGAAACTTTTTGTTACAGGGAGAAAATAAAGGGTTTCTTGTCtgcaagaaaaagatggccacGTCTCCAGAAACTTTGTGTTGCTTTTGTCCCCAACCATTTCGGCAATTTGTGGAATATGTAGTGAATTTGAAGTTTGATGAAGAACCAAATTATGCAAAATATATATCCCTTTTCGATGGAATTGTGGGCCCAAATCCAGACATCAGGCCAATAAACACTGATGGTGCTCAGAAGGTACTTAATGCTAATATTACTTTAGAATTTGCTTTTTATTGCTTACATATTGAAAGTCTGACTGTTGTTGCCCTTGTTTGGGCTATTATTCTGTAGCTTATATGTCAGGTTGGACATAAGAGGGGGCGATTGAccatagaagaagatgatgatgaacaaCCAAATAAGAAGGTTCGAATGGGAATGCCTGCTACACAATGGATTAGTGTTTACAACGCTCGTCGGCCAATGAAGCAAAGGTTTTCTTCTgatattaaataagtttttgcaAGTGATTTTAAAAATGTCAGAGCCTAAAGGTATTATCTTTTGGTGTAGGTATCATTATAATGTTGCTGATGTGCGGCTGGCCCAACACATTGATAAAGGAAATGAAGATGGTTTATTTATCAGCAGTGTGGCTTCTTGTTCTAATCTTTGGGCACTCATTATGGATGCTGGCACTGGTTTCACAGCACAAGTTTATGAACTCTCTCCCTTCTTCCTTCACAAGGTTGGCTAGTTTATGTTTTAGCTGTGGCATTATGCGTGTGATGTTGGTGATATCATAGTATCATGTTTGTAACTATTATCATTTTATCTGTATagtattttactaattttgttttgaacttaATGTAGTCTAACAAACTCATGTTTCTTTTTAATAGGAATGGATTATGGAACAGTGGGAGAAGAATTATTACATAAGTGCCATAGCCGGGGCTAATAATGGATCCTCATTGGTTGTAATGTCTAAAGGTTAATCCCCTGAAGTATTTATTCTTCATGTATTGTGTCTTTGGGATGGCGATAATTGGCTTGAGTTTAGATGATCACATGTTTTGCTTTTGCATATTTTGACTGGTTATGTTTAAACTGTCTTCTTACT comes from the Glycine soja cultivar W05 chromosome 6, ASM419377v2, whole genome shotgun sequence genome and includes:
- the LOC114415170 gene encoding casein kinase 1-like protein HD16 — translated: MDEFDSGGRSGDKAPGAEDEGTTPPIPEKVQVGGSPLYRVERKLGKGGFGQVYVGRRLGAVNSSERTGSGAVEVALKFEHRSSKGCNYGPPYEWQVYNALGGSHGVPRVHYKGRHGDYYIMVMDMLGPSLWDVWNNNNPHMMSTEMVACIAIEAISILEKMHSRGYVHGDVKPENFLLGPPGTPDEKKLFLVDLGLATRWRDSSTGLHVDYDQRPDVFRGTVRYASVHAHLGRTGSRRDDLESLAYTLVFLLRGRLPWQGYQGENKGFLVCKKKMATSPETLCCFCPQPFRQFVEYVVNLKFDEEPNYAKYISLFDGIVGPNPDIRPINTDGAQKLICQVGHKRGRLTIEEDDDEQPNKKVRMGMPATQWISVYNARRPMKQRYHYNVADVRLAQHIDKGNEDGLFISSVASCSNLWALIMDAGTGFTAQVYELSPFFLHKEWIMEQWEKNYYISAIAGANNGSSLVVMSKGTQYLQQSYKVSDSFPFKWINKKWREGFYVTAMATSGSRWAIVMSRGAGFSDQVVELDFLYPSEGIHRRWDNGYRITSTAATWDQAAFVLSVPRRKPADETQETLRTSAFPSTHVKEKWAKNLYIASICYGRTVS